A genomic stretch from Anaerolineae bacterium includes:
- a CDS encoding NAD(P)/FAD-dependent oxidoreductase — MTPEKFDVIIVGTGPAGIFAALELTSKRRDLKVLMLEKGVDLEKRNCPMHTRGVECQHCKPCSLLSGWGGAGAYSDGKLTLSPDVGGRLASILPREEVEELIKEVDATYVRFGATEVVHGANMDEVERLQKEAAKAGLRLVADPIRHMGTDRSAAILKAMRDELLSRGVTIRFRSEVTSILTDNNHAVGVELKDGTQIHSTFIILAPGRDGAPWLLAKAKELDLTLGRNPVDVGVRVELPATVLEPLTSVLYEPKLIYFTKAFDDQVRTFCVCPYGEVVTEWYGDVMTVNGHSYANRRTLNTNFALLVSKTFTEPFDNPIEYGKSIARLANLLGDGVIVQRLYDLEQGRRSTPERMSRSVIRPTLSTATPGDLGLVFPYRHLANLLEMLRAMDQLTPGVYSRHTLLYGVEVKFYSSRLNLTPKMETRIENLFAVGDGAGVTRGVIQASASGVIAARAILERV; from the coding sequence ATGACGCCAGAGAAATTCGATGTCATTATTGTAGGGACCGGGCCGGCGGGCATCTTCGCCGCCCTCGAACTGACCAGCAAACGCCGCGATCTGAAGGTGCTGATGCTGGAAAAGGGCGTTGACCTGGAGAAGCGCAACTGCCCTATGCACACGCGCGGCGTCGAATGCCAGCACTGCAAGCCCTGCTCCTTGCTCTCGGGCTGGGGCGGCGCCGGCGCCTATTCCGACGGCAAGCTGACCCTGTCGCCGGATGTCGGCGGCCGGCTGGCCAGCATCCTGCCCCGCGAAGAGGTCGAGGAGCTGATCAAAGAGGTGGATGCCACGTACGTGCGCTTCGGCGCCACCGAAGTGGTGCACGGCGCCAACATGGACGAGGTGGAGCGCCTGCAGAAGGAGGCGGCCAAGGCCGGCCTGCGCCTGGTGGCGGACCCCATCCGCCACATGGGCACGGACCGCTCCGCCGCCATCCTCAAGGCCATGCGCGACGAGCTTCTGTCGCGCGGCGTCACCATCCGCTTTCGCTCCGAGGTGACCTCGATACTCACCGACAATAATCATGCGGTGGGCGTCGAGCTGAAGGACGGCACTCAGATCCACTCCACCTTCATCATCCTGGCGCCGGGGCGGGACGGCGCGCCGTGGCTGTTGGCCAAGGCCAAGGAGCTGGACCTGACGCTGGGGCGCAACCCGGTGGATGTGGGCGTGCGGGTGGAACTGCCGGCGACGGTGCTGGAACCCCTCACCTCGGTCCTGTATGAACCCAAACTCATCTATTTCACCAAGGCCTTCGACGACCAGGTACGCACCTTCTGCGTCTGCCCGTACGGCGAGGTGGTGACCGAATGGTACGGCGACGTAATGACGGTCAACGGCCACAGCTATGCCAACCGCCGCACGCTCAACACCAACTTTGCCCTGCTGGTGAGCAAGACCTTCACGGAGCCGTTCGATAATCCCATCGAGTACGGCAAGTCCATCGCGCGGTTGGCCAACCTGTTGGGCGACGGCGTCATTGTCCAGCGGCTGTACGACCTGGAGCAGGGCCGGCGCTCCACCCCCGAGCGCATGAGCCGCTCCGTCATCCGTCCGACCCTGTCCACCGCCACACCGGGCGACCTGGGCCTGGTGTTCCCATACCGCCACCTGGCCAACCTGCTGGAAATGCTGAGGGCCATGGACCAGCTCACGCCGGGCGTCTACTCCCGCCACACCCTGCTGTACGGCGTCGAGGTAAAGTTCTATTCCTCTCGGCTCAATCTGACCCCGAAGATGGAGACGCGCATTGAGAACCTCTTTGCCGTCGGCGACGGCGCCGGCGTCACCCGCGGCGTCATCCAGGCCTCGGCCTCGGGCGTCATCGCGGCGCGCGCCATCCTGGAGCGTGTCTGA
- the miaB gene encoding tRNA (N6-isopentenyl adenosine(37)-C2)-methylthiotransferase MiaB: MTRRYYIWTIGCQMNTADSRAVAEGLERRGFLPASSPEQADVIVLNTCVVRESAEQRARGRLSSLRPVKQKRPGAVLAVMGCLVGEDEESLRREYPFVDLFLRPSHPEPLFALLDAGGCGERLSAPVSPVPVSAYLPISYGCDHHCTYCIVRLRRGPQRSRPAEDIYRDALELVERGAREIILLGQNVDAYGRDLPGGPDLAGLLEKLHDIPGLWRLRFLTSHPADMQERLIEAVAELPKVCEHFELPVQSGSDVVLRRMGRHYTAAQYLELVERIRARLPDAGLATDVIVGFCGETEEDFQATRRLLETVRFDVVHIAAYSVRPGTPAERLPDDVPPEVKEARRQELEKLQERIAGEINAALLGKSVEVLVEERQKGRWRGRTRQNKLVFFDSTEELAGALVDVRITWAGPWSLIGELERIKARTP, from the coding sequence ATGACCCGACGCTACTACATCTGGACCATCGGCTGTCAGATGAACACGGCGGACTCGCGCGCTGTCGCCGAGGGGCTGGAGCGGCGGGGTTTCCTGCCGGCATCCTCCCCGGAGCAGGCCGATGTCATCGTGCTCAACACCTGTGTGGTGCGGGAGAGCGCGGAACAGCGCGCCCGCGGCCGGCTCAGCTCTCTGCGGCCGGTCAAGCAGAAGCGGCCCGGCGCCGTGCTGGCGGTGATGGGCTGTCTGGTGGGAGAGGACGAGGAGTCCCTGCGGCGGGAGTACCCCTTTGTCGATCTGTTCCTGCGCCCCTCGCATCCGGAGCCGCTGTTCGCCCTGCTGGACGCCGGCGGGTGCGGCGAACGGCTCTCCGCCCCCGTCTCTCCCGTGCCGGTCAGCGCCTATCTGCCCATCAGCTATGGGTGCGACCATCACTGCACCTACTGCATTGTGCGCCTGCGCCGCGGCCCACAGCGGAGCCGGCCGGCCGAGGATATCTACCGCGATGCCCTGGAGCTGGTGGAGCGGGGCGCGCGCGAGATCATCCTGCTGGGGCAGAACGTGGACGCTTACGGTCGGGATCTGCCCGGGGGACCGGACCTGGCCGGCCTGTTGGAGAAACTGCATGATATCCCCGGCCTCTGGCGCTTGCGCTTCCTGACCTCGCATCCGGCGGATATGCAGGAACGCCTGATCGAGGCCGTGGCGGAACTGCCCAAGGTGTGCGAGCATTTCGAACTGCCGGTCCAGTCGGGGAGCGACGTCGTCCTGCGCAGGATGGGCCGCCATTACACCGCCGCGCAGTATCTCGAGCTGGTGGAACGCATCCGCGCCCGCCTGCCGGACGCCGGCCTGGCGACCGACGTCATCGTGGGCTTTTGCGGCGAGACCGAGGAGGATTTCCAGGCCACCCGCCGGCTCCTGGAGACGGTGCGCTTCGATGTGGTGCACATCGCGGCCTATTCGGTGCGGCCGGGCACGCCGGCGGAGCGGCTCCCCGACGATGTGCCGCCGGAGGTGAAAGAGGCGCGCCGGCAGGAGCTGGAGAAGCTTCAGGAGCGCATCGCCGGCGAAATCAATGCCGCCCTGCTGGGCAAGAGCGTCGAGGTGCTGGTGGAGGAGCGGCAGAAGGGCCGCTGGCGCGGCAGAACCCGGCAGAACAAACTGGTTTTCTTTGACAGCACGGAGGAGCTGGCCGGCGCGCTGGTGGACGTGCGCATTACCTGGGCCGGCCCCTGGTCCCTCATCGGCGAGCTGGAGCGGATAAAGGCTCGAACGCCGTGA